One Salvelinus fontinalis isolate EN_2023a chromosome 27, ASM2944872v1, whole genome shotgun sequence genomic region harbors:
- the LOC129825696 gene encoding 4-galactosyl-N-acetylglucosaminide 3-alpha-L-fucosyltransferase 9-like: protein MAAATLNGLLRLLVTAIIAIGCFVTVFLMYFKPSSNWLAKPIESPTLPIQKEEEENKVHNKTIVLLWMWPFGQSYDLDTCSTLFNIEGCFLTADRDLYNKSSGVIIHHRDIKSDLSNLPPLQRPPFQKWVWMNLESPSHTYKNPGLGNIFNLTLNYRQDADIEVPYGSVVFSQEEGEAFVLPIKTKLVCWIVSNWNPDHARARYFNELHEHIEIHTYGKAFGEHVNDQDFLDTISSCKFYLLFENSIHKDYITEKLYNPLAAGSVPIALGPPRQNYENFVPGDAFIHVDDFLSPKELANQLTLLHTNEEMYLRYFDWRRHFNVKRSHFWAEHTCHACDYIKRHREYKVCNNLDTWFWG from the coding sequence ATGGCAGCTGCAACTCTTAACGGCTTACTGCGCCTACTTGTGACTGCAATCATTGCAATAGGCTGTTTTGTGACTGTTTTCCTCATGTATTTTAAACCGTCAAGTAACTGGCTTGCAAAGCCCATTGAATCACCAACACTACCAATTCagaaggaagaagaagaaaataaggTTCATAATAAGACTATAGTTCTATTATGGATGTGGCCTTTTGGTCAGTCCTATGATCTAGACACATGCAGCACCCTGTTCAATATTGAAGGCTGTTTTTTAACAGCTGACCGAGACCTATACAATAAGTCAAGTGGGGTCATCATTCaccatagagacataaaaagtgaTTTATCAAATCTACCACCATTGCAGCGCCCACCTTTCCAAAAGTGGGTGTGGATGAATCTAGAGTCCCCGTCACATACTTATAAAAACCCAGGTCTTGGAAATATTTTCAATTTGACTTTGAATTATAGGCAAGATGCAGATATTGAAGTGCCTTATGGGTCAGTTGTATTCAGCCAAGAGGAGGGGGAAGCTTTCGTATTGCCAATTAAAACTAAATTGGTCTGCTGGATTGTGAGTAACTGGAACCCTGACCATGCCAGAGCGAGGTACTTCAATGAATTGCACGAACACATTGAGATACACACCTATGGAAAAGCCTTTGGAGAACACGTCAATGATCAAGACTTCCTGGACACAATATCCAGTTGTAAATTCTATCTTTTGTTTGAGAACTCGATTCACAAAGATTACATCACTGAAAAGCTGTACAACCCACTAGCTGCTGGATCTGTGCCAATTGCTCTTGGGCCACCTAGGCAGAACTATGAGAACTTTGTGCCTGGAGATGCCTTCATTCATGTGGATGATTTCCTCTCTCCCAAAGAGCTGGCTAACCAACTCACACTGCTACATACAAATGAAGAAATGTATCTGCGTTATTTTGACTGGCGCAGACATTTCAATGTCAAGAGGTCACATTTCTGGGCTGAACACACATGCCATGCCTGCGATTACATTAAAAGACACAGGGAATATAAAGTTTGTAATAACCTTGACACTTGGTTTTGGGGTTGA